From Proteiniborus sp. MB09-C3, the proteins below share one genomic window:
- a CDS encoding M56 family metallopeptidase, which translates to MRILQMSFSAGMLILAIFVIRSLAINRLPKKTFVALWGIVLLRLLVPITIPVKINIGDTLGGRILVENVDKTANALDLNYVVSGLMQGQMETSPQAANIFSTLYVVWVIGAIILLLFFLVSYIRSYRKLQEALPLEDNELLNAWLHENQLRRTIKLRVSDRISTPITYGIFSPKIVLPKMMCLTDNKQIEYVMSHELIHIKRFDNLWKIVSIIAVCVHWFNPLVWVMYVLFNRDLEISCDEEVISILGENNKEAYALALINLAEKRASISLFYNGFGKNSIQERIVSIMKYKKTKVLGFGCAIILVLAASIVFAVPTLSTGESSMPLITTSTNAIYAKLDVPSIEEITLNGYPVNEFGETYGPDIYDSILPEPDLILAEGVNGVKGYVKASDLSPEVKSIEEALAYNKQHKGGRYIPLYLQDGKTIIGEFYISN; encoded by the coding sequence ATGAGAATTCTTCAAATGAGTTTTTCTGCTGGAATGTTGATATTGGCTATTTTCGTAATTCGCTCTCTCGCAATAAATAGACTTCCAAAGAAGACATTTGTTGCGTTATGGGGTATAGTATTGCTGCGATTACTGGTACCTATTACAATCCCAGTAAAGATTAATATCGGAGATACATTAGGTGGAAGAATATTAGTAGAAAATGTAGATAAAACAGCTAATGCTTTAGATTTGAATTATGTCGTTTCTGGCCTAATGCAAGGACAAATGGAAACCTCTCCGCAGGCCGCTAATATTTTTTCTACTTTATATGTTGTCTGGGTTATTGGTGCCATAATACTATTGCTATTTTTCCTTGTGTCATACATAAGAAGCTATAGAAAGCTGCAGGAGGCTTTACCATTGGAGGACAATGAACTTCTTAATGCATGGCTACATGAAAATCAGCTAAGACGTACTATAAAGCTAAGGGTATCTGATAGAATTTCTACACCTATTACATATGGAATATTTTCACCGAAAATTGTGTTGCCAAAGATGATGTGCCTTACAGACAATAAGCAAATAGAGTATGTAATGAGCCATGAGTTAATTCATATTAAAAGATTTGACAACCTATGGAAAATAGTATCCATAATAGCAGTATGTGTACACTGGTTTAATCCATTAGTATGGGTGATGTATGTATTATTCAATAGAGATTTGGAAATATCGTGTGATGAAGAAGTTATATCTATTCTTGGTGAAAACAATAAAGAGGCATATGCACTGGCTCTAATTAATTTAGCTGAGAAGAGAGCGAGTATTTCTTTATTCTATAATGGATTTGGAAAGAATTCTATTCAAGAAAGGATTGTGTCAATTATGAAATATAAGAAAACAAAGGTTCTAGGCTTTGGATGTGCAATTATTCTAGTACTAGCAGCTAGTATTGTTTTTGCAGTGCCCACATTGAGTACAGGTGAATCATCAATGCCATTGATTACAACATCAACTAATGCAATTTATGCCAAATTAGACGTTCCTTCAATTGAAGAAATAACTCTTAATGGATACCCTGTAAATGAATTTGGCGAAACATATGGACCTGATATATACGACAGTATACTGCCTGAGCCTGATTTGATACTTGCTGAGGGTGTCAATGGAGTAAAAGGATATGTAAAAGCATCTGACCTAAGCCCAGAGGTTAAATCTATTGAAGAAGCGTTGGCCTATAACAAGCAGCATAAAGGGGGAAGATATATTCCTTTGTATCTTCAAGATGGAAAAACAATTATTGGTGAGTTTTATATTTCTAATTAA
- a CDS encoding BlaI/MecI/CopY family transcriptional regulator, with amino-acid sequence MDVKLFDSELKVMNVLWKEGDLSAGQLVKILKAETGWNRNTTYTVIKKCIDKGAIERYEPNFMCRAIISREQVQNYETAELIDKMFDGSKEKFFAAFLDGKNLLTEEVEQLKKLVDKLK; translated from the coding sequence ATGGATGTAAAATTATTTGATTCAGAGCTAAAGGTAATGAATGTTTTATGGAAAGAAGGAGATTTATCTGCTGGACAGCTTGTGAAGATTTTGAAAGCTGAAACAGGATGGAATAGAAATACTACTTATACTGTTATTAAAAAATGTATAGATAAAGGTGCCATTGAACGTTATGAACCAAATTTCATGTGCAGAGCGATTATTAGCAGGGAGCAGGTGCAGAACTATGAAACTGCAGAGTTAATTGATAAGATGTTTGATGGCTCGAAAGAAAAATTTTTTGCTGCGTTTTTGGATGGTAAGAATCTTTTAACAGAGGAAGTAGAACAATTGAAGAAGTTAGTGGATAAATTGAAATGA
- a CDS encoding undecaprenyl-diphosphate phosphatase, with amino-acid sequence MELLKAVILGIVEGITEWLPISSTGHMILVEEFIRLDASEAFMEMFRVVIQLGAILAVVLLYFHKLNPFSPRKSLKEKRNTMSIWYKVIIGVIPAGVLGTLFDDWLDKHLYNYQTVAITLVVYGILFIIIENRNKRRRSKINSFEDLTYGTVFLIGIFQVLSLIPGTSRSGATILGAILLGTSRYIAAEYSFFMAIPIMFGASALKLIKFGFNFTGAEISILLTGMIVAFAVSIIAIKFLIGYIKNNDFKAFGWYRIILGLLVIGYFTLLG; translated from the coding sequence ATGGAATTATTGAAAGCAGTTATTTTAGGAATTGTTGAAGGGATTACTGAGTGGCTGCCAATAAGCAGTACTGGTCATATGATTTTAGTTGAAGAATTCATACGTTTAGATGCTTCGGAAGCTTTTATGGAAATGTTTCGTGTAGTAATTCAGCTAGGTGCTATTTTAGCTGTCGTTCTTCTTTATTTTCACAAGCTAAATCCTTTTTCGCCTAGAAAGTCTCTTAAAGAAAAGAGAAATACAATGTCCATATGGTATAAAGTAATTATTGGTGTTATTCCAGCAGGTGTGCTGGGGACTTTATTTGACGATTGGCTAGATAAACATTTATATAATTATCAAACAGTTGCTATTACTTTAGTTGTTTATGGAATTCTATTTATTATTATTGAAAATAGAAATAAGAGACGAAGAAGTAAAATTAACTCCTTTGAGGATTTGACTTATGGAACAGTCTTTTTAATTGGAATATTTCAAGTTTTGTCTTTAATTCCAGGAACATCACGTTCTGGAGCTACTATTCTTGGAGCTATTTTACTTGGTACATCACGCTATATTGCTGCAGAATATTCATTTTTCATGGCTATTCCAATAATGTTCGGAGCAAGTGCATTAAAGCTTATTAAATTTGGTTTCAACTTTACTGGAGCTGAAATCAGCATTTTGCTTACTGGTATGATTGTAGCCTTTGCTGTTTCAATTATAGCTATCAAATTCCTTATAGGGTATATTAAAAATAACGATTTTAAAGCCTTCGGCTGGTATCGTATTATTCTAGGATTATTGGTAATTGGATATTTTACTTTATTGGGCTAG
- a CDS encoding ABC-2 family transporter protein, giving the protein MLMEVKKNIKLIAMYFKFNLSASMEYRASFLTQTFGMIINNASFIFFWWILFENVESIGGYGFEQVMTLWAISSSSFGIAFILFGNIRNISRMIINGELDTYLLQPKDVLLNIISSSTVVSAWGDLFYGIILFIGVNGFHIGSFLLFLLFCITASLILSSVVVFANSLTFYMGNSQGISSLILEFMISFSIYPEGMYKGLVKLIIYTAIPAAFISLVPVKILTVFSWKWIAILLLAVVVWTTFSYWFFYRGLRKYESGNLIISKL; this is encoded by the coding sequence ATGTTAATGGAGGTTAAAAAAAATATAAAGCTTATTGCAATGTATTTTAAGTTCAATCTTTCTGCTTCTATGGAGTATCGCGCAAGTTTTTTGACACAGACATTTGGAATGATTATAAATAATGCTTCATTTATATTCTTCTGGTGGATTTTGTTTGAAAACGTTGAAAGTATTGGCGGATATGGATTTGAACAGGTTATGACACTGTGGGCTATTTCATCTTCTTCATTTGGTATTGCATTTATTCTTTTCGGAAATATAAGAAATATATCTCGAATGATAATAAACGGAGAACTAGATACTTATTTATTGCAGCCAAAGGATGTACTATTAAATATTATTTCATCAAGTACAGTAGTATCTGCTTGGGGAGACTTATTCTATGGAATCATCCTATTCATTGGAGTAAATGGCTTTCATATAGGCAGCTTTCTGCTATTCTTACTATTTTGCATAACTGCATCATTGATACTTTCCAGCGTTGTAGTCTTTGCAAATTCATTGACATTTTATATGGGAAATTCACAAGGGATAAGTAGTCTTATTTTGGAGTTCATGATATCCTTCAGCATTTACCCAGAGGGAATGTATAAAGGATTAGTGAAGCTTATAATATATACTGCTATACCAGCCGCCTTTATTTCACTTGTTCCTGTAAAGATACTAACTGTATTCTCATGGAAATGGATTGCTATATTGCTATTGGCTGTAGTAGTATGGACTACCTTCTCATACTGGTTTTTCTATAGAGGACTTCGAAAATATGAATCTGGAAACTTGATTATAAGCAAGCTATAA
- a CDS encoding ABC-2 family transporter protein → MKKVNKYFYITKISLSNNFVYFGDFLIRNFFFLFIIYIYMMLWTNIYGSKGGNVAGLTLNQMIWYLVVTEIVTLSRSNIFMEATQDVKNGNIAYMLNKPYNYILYCFSNSLGEMGIKLLNNTIMGFIIGILCVGPLKNFSLIHLPFIIISILIGIFINFFIHISLSLTSFWLEENSAFFWIYNKLVFTLGGMLMPLELFPKWLRSIAINLPFAYVTYAPAKLAVNFSYSGFIYTIAFQLVYLGFFFILSMIIFRKGARALNVNGG, encoded by the coding sequence ATGAAGAAAGTCAATAAATACTTTTATATTACTAAAATTAGTTTGTCAAACAATTTTGTGTACTTTGGAGACTTCTTAATTCGTAATTTCTTCTTTTTATTTATTATATATATCTACATGATGCTATGGACTAATATTTATGGAAGTAAGGGCGGAAATGTTGCTGGGCTTACTTTAAATCAAATGATATGGTACTTAGTCGTAACAGAAATAGTTACCCTGTCTCGGTCTAATATATTTATGGAGGCAACTCAAGATGTAAAGAATGGCAATATAGCATATATGCTGAACAAGCCGTATAACTATATCCTCTACTGCTTTTCCAATTCCTTGGGAGAGATGGGAATCAAATTGTTGAATAATACCATAATGGGATTTATTATAGGGATTTTATGTGTAGGACCTCTTAAAAATTTCAGCCTTATTCATCTGCCTTTTATCATAATTTCCATATTAATAGGTATATTTATTAACTTTTTTATTCATATTTCACTTTCTCTTACTTCATTTTGGCTTGAAGAAAACAGCGCTTTTTTTTGGATATATAATAAGCTAGTATTTACATTAGGTGGTATGCTAATGCCACTAGAGCTGTTTCCTAAGTGGCTTAGAAGCATTGCTATAAATCTTCCCTTTGCATATGTTACTTACGCACCAGCAAAGCTTGCTGTTAATTTTTCTTATAGTGGATTCATATATACTATAGCTTTTCAGCTAGTATATTTAGGCTTCTTCTTCATACTGTCTATGATAATATTCAGAAAGGGGGCACGAGCATTAAATGTTAATGGAGGTTAA
- a CDS encoding ATP-binding cassette domain-containing protein: MSIIQVTNLQKTFKIKTKSAGLKGSMKSIFSPEYKEVEAVKNISFNVDKGEVLAFIGPNGAGKSTTIKMLTGILYPTSGDLSVLGLNPSTDRKQLSYRIGTVFGQKSQLWFHLPPIDSFNLLGRIYELEDEYLKKRISYLTELFEISELLEIPVRKLSLGQRIRCEIAASILHNPEIIFLDEPTIGLDVVVKHKIRELITKLNKEENTTIFLTSHDAGDIEQMCKRVMIINHGEVVLDESVKNLKYNYLNQKIIDIKYMEPVEINIPNIKVLKHKGYAAKVEIDSSICDIDNVIGELMKLGKVADITISEPPMEDIISHIYRQKAKAGDSYEESQ; encoded by the coding sequence ATGAGCATAATACAAGTAACAAACTTACAAAAGACATTCAAGATAAAAACTAAAAGTGCAGGATTAAAAGGGAGCATGAAGTCAATATTTTCTCCTGAATATAAGGAGGTAGAGGCAGTAAAAAACATTTCCTTTAATGTAGATAAGGGAGAAGTTCTTGCATTTATTGGACCAAATGGTGCAGGCAAATCTACAACCATAAAAATGCTTACTGGGATACTTTATCCAACCTCAGGAGACCTTAGTGTACTCGGCTTAAATCCTTCTACAGACAGAAAACAGTTGTCCTATAGAATAGGCACTGTCTTTGGACAGAAATCACAGCTATGGTTTCATCTTCCGCCTATTGACAGCTTTAATCTATTAGGAAGGATATATGAACTAGAGGATGAATATTTGAAAAAAAGGATTTCATATCTTACAGAATTATTTGAGATAAGCGAGCTACTAGAAATACCTGTACGTAAGCTTTCCTTAGGACAAAGAATTCGCTGTGAAATAGCAGCATCTATTTTACACAATCCAGAAATAATCTTTCTAGATGAGCCTACTATTGGTTTAGATGTTGTAGTAAAGCATAAGATAAGGGAGCTTATTACAAAGCTAAATAAGGAAGAGAATACAACCATATTTCTTACTTCTCATGATGCTGGAGATATTGAACAGATGTGCAAGAGAGTTATGATTATTAACCATGGAGAGGTAGTCCTTGATGAATCAGTAAAGAACCTTAAATATAACTATTTGAATCAAAAGATTATCGATATAAAATACATGGAGCCTGTTGAAATCAATATTCCTAATATAAAAGTATTGAAGCATAAGGGCTATGCTGCAAAGGTGGAGATAGACAGCTCTATCTGTGATATAGATAATGTAATAGGAGAGCTAATGAAGCTGGGGAAAGTTGCGGATATTACCATTTCAGAGCCTCCAATGGAAGATATAATATCTCATATCTATCGGCAAAAAGCAAAGGCAGGTGATAGCTATGAAGAAAGTCAATAA
- a CDS encoding protease modulator HflC: MEAVKNRSIVKKIFFIYIPILIIAFALLSNTFIVKPNEYAVIKQFGKIVKVIEEDGLKIKVPLVQSVSKLPKHVLFYDVPATEINTFDKKRILVDYYTLWKITDPVQMLETLKTINAAEARLSDIMYSSVRNELGKLEYGEIINPADNNRGSIDLVVQDNINAILKSNLNGIEIVDIQMKRIDLPQSNEQSVYKRMISERASKAQEYLSQGDAEKTKIMANADREVAELIAKTNSQAKEIVAEGEKEAAKIYNDSYGQDVEFFKLYTTLNSYKTSIDGETVLMVPINSPYLKYFMGQ; this comes from the coding sequence ATGGAAGCAGTTAAAAATAGAAGCATAGTTAAAAAGATATTTTTCATTTATATACCTATCCTGATTATCGCTTTTGCTCTATTGAGCAATACATTTATAGTAAAGCCAAATGAGTATGCAGTAATAAAACAATTTGGAAAAATAGTGAAGGTAATTGAGGAAGATGGACTTAAGATAAAAGTACCTCTTGTTCAGTCAGTATCAAAGCTACCAAAGCATGTACTTTTTTATGATGTACCTGCTACAGAAATAAATACTTTTGATAAAAAAAGAATACTAGTTGACTACTATACATTATGGAAAATAACAGATCCTGTACAGATGCTAGAAACCTTAAAGACAATAAATGCAGCGGAAGCCAGACTAAGTGATATTATGTACTCATCTGTGAGAAATGAACTTGGTAAACTAGAATATGGTGAAATCATTAACCCTGCTGACAATAATAGAGGCAGTATAGATTTAGTAGTTCAGGATAATATCAATGCTATACTTAAAAGCAATCTAAATGGAATAGAAATAGTAGATATTCAAATGAAAAGAATAGATTTACCACAAAGCAATGAACAGTCCGTATATAAGAGGATGATTTCAGAGAGAGCAAGTAAAGCTCAAGAATACCTATCACAGGGAGATGCAGAGAAAACTAAGATTATGGCAAATGCAGACAGAGAAGTAGCGGAGCTAATTGCTAAAACCAATTCACAGGCTAAAGAGATAGTTGCAGAGGGCGAAAAAGAAGCTGCTAAGATTTATAATGATTCATATGGACAGGATGTAGAGTTTTTTAAATTGTATACGACCTTAAATTCATATAAGACATCTATAGACGGAGAAACAGTTTTAATGGTGCCTATAAACTCTCCATATCTTAAATACTTTATGGGACAATAA
- the hflK gene encoding FtsH protease activity modulator HflK — MQFLIVIVAVAAYLIVEQVKKQRKKKYYDDNVIDINPNENKKPKLKVDNRIIWGVVIGVVVIFLLTSSIYTVDQTEFAVLTTFGRPSGDIVESGLKFKLPYPIQNVHKLSKETFSLTLGYKERENQVQVSESESKMITGDENIILADLEVQWKIVDPIAFLYSTSDPKTILFNATSSSLRTVIGSSTVDDALTDGRTKIINDIRQNLIELTNHYNLGISIINVNLQDVDLPTSEVDAAFKSVTDAREERITKINEANKYRNEKINQVEGEQSAILSKAEGEKISVIEKAKGDVAQFNAIYSEYKNNPSITRHRLTIQAIELAFKEARVIIVDDSGNTVKYLPIDDIIKKGVN; from the coding sequence ATGCAGTTTTTAATAGTTATTGTTGCAGTAGCAGCTTATTTAATTGTTGAACAAGTAAAAAAGCAGAGAAAGAAAAAGTATTATGATGACAATGTAATTGATATTAACCCTAATGAGAATAAGAAGCCAAAATTAAAAGTAGATAATAGAATTATATGGGGTGTAGTTATAGGTGTTGTAGTTATATTTCTTTTAACTTCCAGCATTTATACTGTTGATCAGACTGAATTTGCTGTACTCACAACCTTTGGCAGGCCAAGCGGAGATATAGTAGAATCTGGACTAAAGTTTAAATTACCTTATCCCATACAAAATGTACATAAGCTATCAAAAGAAACCTTCTCATTAACACTAGGATACAAAGAAAGAGAGAATCAGGTACAAGTAAGCGAATCGGAATCTAAGATGATAACTGGAGATGAAAACATCATATTAGCTGACCTAGAGGTTCAGTGGAAGATCGTTGACCCTATAGCATTTTTATATAGCACCAGTGATCCAAAGACCATATTATTCAATGCAACCTCCTCATCCTTAAGAACTGTAATAGGAAGCTCTACAGTAGATGATGCTCTAACAGATGGTAGAACTAAGATAATAAATGATATAAGACAAAATCTAATTGAGTTAACTAATCATTATAACTTGGGGATATCAATAATAAATGTAAACCTCCAGGATGTAGACTTGCCAACATCAGAGGTAGATGCTGCATTTAAATCAGTAACCGATGCTAGAGAGGAAAGAATAACGAAAATAAACGAAGCAAATAAATATAGAAATGAAAAGATAAATCAGGTAGAAGGTGAACAATCAGCCATACTTAGCAAGGCAGAGGGAGAAAAGATTAGTGTAATAGAAAAGGCTAAAGGAGATGTAGCACAATTTAACGCTATTTATTCCGAATATAAAAATAATCCAAGCATTACTAGACATAGATTAACTATACAGGCAATAGAGCTAGCGTTCAAAGAAGCAAGAGTTATTATAGTAGACGATAGCGGTAATACAGTAAAATACTTACCTATAGATGACATAATAAAAAAGGGGGTAAATTAA
- a CDS encoding winged helix-turn-helix transcriptional regulator, whose amino-acid sequence MKSKISNGFQIVQDLIKLRWVPEILKSIQIGNQHYSEILRSIPYMSHTELNRKLNVLIEKNVIEKTVEDKTISYSLLSFGKDLVHIFGHLEDLEDKYFQAFRV is encoded by the coding sequence ATGAAAAGTAAAATATCAAACGGATTTCAAATTGTACAGGATTTAATTAAATTAAGGTGGGTACCTGAAATATTAAAATCTATTCAGATTGGCAACCAGCATTATAGTGAAATATTAAGAAGTATTCCATATATGAGTCATACAGAGCTAAATAGAAAATTAAATGTACTTATAGAAAAAAATGTTATAGAGAAAACAGTTGAGGACAAGACCATATCCTATTCATTGCTAAGCTTTGGAAAAGATTTAGTACACATATTTGGTCACTTAGAAGATTTAGAGGACAAATATTTTCAAGCTTTTAGAGTATAA
- a CDS encoding DNA starvation/stationary phase protection protein, protein MKHIDLLQNYLANLSILNVKLHNIHWNVVGGKFMEVHNFTEEIYDELFKNLDEVAELLKMKNIMPLSTIAEYLEKATVQEIKAKDFTVKESLEVIKKDMELMKELATDIRNTADEEGDFETVAIFEDYVAYYSKNLWFVSSMLK, encoded by the coding sequence ATGAAGCATATTGATTTATTACAAAATTATTTAGCAAACCTAAGTATCTTAAATGTAAAACTACACAATATTCACTGGAATGTAGTAGGTGGAAAATTTATGGAAGTTCACAATTTCACAGAAGAAATCTATGATGAGTTATTTAAAAATCTAGATGAAGTAGCAGAGTTATTGAAGATGAAGAATATAATGCCTTTATCAACTATAGCTGAGTATCTAGAAAAAGCTACAGTTCAGGAAATTAAAGCTAAGGATTTTACAGTTAAAGAATCTCTAGAAGTCATCAAAAAAGATATGGAATTAATGAAAGAATTAGCAACTGATATTAGAAATACAGCAGACGAAGAAGGAGACTTTGAAACAGTTGCTATCTTCGAAGACTATGTTGCATACTATAGCAAGAACCTATGGTTTGTAAGCTCTATGCTAAAATAA
- a CDS encoding AIR synthase related protein — protein sequence MKISKFRDLTIIDINDDQVMVISCDSAGAIGNKEKDIVKVEPEIVGYFTAQVALMEILAIGAKPITIVNTLSVEMDDTGKRIIEGIKRVVEPLDFSDVDIITGSTEENFPVCQTGMGITIIGIIDKKNWGRPKARANTLVAVVGVPKIGNEIIEDKGREILSISHLLELKNNPSIHEILPVGSKGILYELKEMARTNNLSYCLEDEIALDIERSAGPATCAIISIDEGEYNSLKNSFPIPVERIGRFI from the coding sequence ATGAAGATTTCTAAATTTAGAGACTTAACCATTATTGACATAAACGATGATCAGGTTATGGTTATATCCTGTGACTCTGCAGGCGCTATAGGAAATAAGGAAAAGGATATAGTAAAAGTAGAACCAGAGATAGTAGGTTATTTTACGGCACAAGTAGCTCTTATGGAAATACTTGCTATTGGAGCAAAGCCTATAACTATAGTCAACACATTGTCTGTAGAGATGGATGATACGGGGAAAAGAATAATTGAAGGAATAAAACGTGTGGTAGAGCCTTTAGATTTTTCTGATGTCGATATAATAACAGGCAGTACAGAAGAAAACTTTCCAGTGTGTCAAACTGGCATGGGTATTACTATAATAGGGATAATAGATAAAAAGAATTGGGGCAGGCCTAAAGCTAGGGCAAATACCCTAGTGGCAGTAGTGGGAGTTCCTAAAATAGGAAATGAAATAATAGAGGATAAGGGAAGAGAAATTTTATCCATTTCTCACCTATTAGAGCTTAAAAATAATCCAAGTATTCATGAAATACTGCCAGTAGGTTCAAAAGGAATATTGTATGAGTTAAAAGAAATGGCAAGGACAAATAATCTTAGCTATTGTTTAGAAGATGAGATAGCATTAGACATAGAAAGATCAGCAGGACCAGCAACCTGTGCTATTATTTCAATAGATGAAGGAGAGTATAATAGCTTGAAAAATTCCTTTCCAATTCCTGTTGAGAGAATTGGAAGGTTTATATAA
- a CDS encoding histidine phosphatase family protein, whose protein sequence is MKFILVRHGETEANIGGIYSGWTDFPLTEKGNKDIQATAKNLKRYKNVDIIYSSPLNRALTTAKAISASINKEIQIVDNLKEMNFGIFDGKEGQYIQKNHDNEWKSWIEDYVNYRIPEGENLIDLYDRIKVFLDKLIEKDKDSIIVTHGGVIQVMITHLLDLGLDKMWHFQCPPAGYAEIEYVDNFGFLRRLT, encoded by the coding sequence ATGAAATTTATACTAGTTAGACATGGAGAGACAGAGGCTAATATTGGGGGAATTTACAGCGGATGGACGGATTTTCCCCTTACTGAAAAGGGCAACAAGGATATACAGGCAACGGCAAAAAACTTAAAAAGATACAAAAATGTAGATATAATCTATTCCAGTCCTTTGAATAGGGCTTTGACTACAGCAAAGGCTATTTCAGCATCCATAAATAAAGAGATACAAATAGTTGATAATTTAAAGGAAATGAACTTTGGAATATTTGATGGTAAGGAAGGGCAGTATATTCAAAAAAATCATGATAATGAATGGAAGTCTTGGATTGAAGATTACGTGAACTACAGAATACCAGAGGGAGAAAACCTAATAGACCTATATGACAGAATAAAAGTTTTTTTAGATAAGCTTATAGAGAAGGACAAGGATTCCATAATAGTAACTCACGGAGGAGTTATTCAGGTTATGATTACACATCTTTTGGACTTAGGACTAGATAAGATGTGGCATTTTCAATGCCCTCCCGCAGGGTATGCTGAAATAGAGTATGTAGATAATTTTGGCTTTTTAAGGAGACTAACATAG
- the nrdG gene encoding anaerobic ribonucleoside-triphosphate reductase activating protein — protein sequence MSDEIRIAGIVKESIVDGPGIRLVVFVQGCRHSCLGCHNSHTHSFEGGELINIQGIVNMIKENPLLDGITLSGGEPFEQAKALSKLAKITRELGYNIVTYTGYTYEFITSRFSENHDWKELLYNTDILIDGKFEIEKRNLAFKFRGSENQRIIDVNKTGNEGQIVHAIV from the coding sequence TTGTCTGACGAAATAAGAATTGCAGGTATAGTCAAAGAATCAATTGTAGATGGGCCAGGAATACGCCTTGTAGTTTTTGTTCAAGGATGTAGGCACAGCTGCTTAGGCTGCCATAATTCCCATACTCACTCCTTTGAGGGAGGAGAGCTGATTAATATTCAAGGTATTGTCAATATGATAAAAGAAAATCCTCTATTAGACGGGATAACATTAAGTGGAGGAGAACCTTTTGAACAAGCAAAAGCTTTATCTAAATTAGCTAAGATTACAAGAGAATTAGGATATAATATAGTAACGTATACGGGCTATACTTATGAATTCATAACAAGCAGATTCTCCGAAAATCATGATTGGAAGGAGCTTCTATATAATACTGACATATTAATAGATGGTAAATTTGAAATTGAAAAAAGAAATCTAGCATTTAAATTTAGAGGCTCTGAAAATCAAAGAATTATTGATGTCAACAAAACGGGAAACGAAGGACAAATAGTTCATGCAATAGTTTAA